One segment of Shewanella piezotolerans WP3 DNA contains the following:
- the recB gene encoding exodeoxyribonuclease V subunit beta: protein MEQSSLESCNQPKLSELTDGQSQFVTEPLNTLTLPFGGSRLIEASAGTGKTYTIAGLYVRLLLGHGTEQALSCEQILVVTFTNAATGELRDRIRKKIQLAYRCFIGLKVDDELISQLYNETRESDKALARKRLDLALKSLDEAAIFTIHGFCQRILADMAFESSLLFESEFTLDDSEFLHHAVRDFWREKCYPLNESIAGVIQKKFASPDELSRQLRPLLGASNAIAQPKPAAFNKVAANLAQSLSRLKLIWPREREQIEELLHGLPLNGARFGKKADNYPKLATMFDALDNWVAFGTALPPQKVLEALSLNSLKLNKGGEIPSREQAPILEHIERLAALIEELIPSFLYSAREGIAKRFAEQKLERNLLTPDDLLLTLAQALKDSQDQFLSTTIAKRFPIALIDEFQDTDPLQFDIFNQIYQTKKQDDSSTTSSADKAQTESLSLLMIGDPKQAIYAFRGADIHTYIHAREQTAKHYNLDTNYRSNRQMVEAVNCIFSHRDDPFISDSIPFVAVKAASFSDKKILNESITDNSALRLRLLSEDPDKGLNKTTARQLLANDAADEIARLLIDAEQGLTAIGTTQLKAKDIAVLVRDRHEANVIKQALEQRNVGSVFLSRDSVFDTVDAREMLLILYAMSEPKDERALRSALATSLLGYRAEEIHAFNQDEDKRQLLLEQFAALQQQWLTRGIMPALLNLASQTNIIERLLHTNEGERRLTDFRHLSELLQQKATELDGMSALINWFEQALIGNQANEESQLKLASEQNLVQIVTIHKSKGLEYPICFIPFVSLSRDNRKKPAPMLYHDHNKLVWDIEQTDEGWDRQKRETLAEDLRLLYVALTRPVLKCYLYITNHSRLTKSKGMTSQLHETAIGYLLGIENKICEYSELRSKAQQLADKAPIAIDLKELPPAGDNSFEQVQRTLTVASDPDNKFAPKTLIRPQQTPWRVGSYSGLVKHLAHEKVQPGADDEQFPEIDVIIDEVDQQPSRFTFERGANAGSFMHLVLELIDFTNASLGLDEHLPNAMKKYAIDESWTSVLKDWYLDLLYAPLATDNTLSLAQLSDSQKLVEMEFYLPISKLNATKLNQLLIDFGYSAGLLFDDLQGMLKGFIDLTFEHNQQFFIADYKSNHLGDNLDLYNYQSMKTAISSHRYDLQYIIYTLALHRYLSLRMTDYDYDQHIGGSFYLFLRGMSVSAPQAGVFYDKPPRALIEKLDLLFGNSSTTASNEATPC, encoded by the coding sequence ATGGAACAGTCGTCATTAGAGTCTTGCAATCAGCCAAAGCTTAGTGAACTAACCGACGGGCAGAGTCAATTCGTCACAGAACCACTTAACACACTCACCCTACCCTTTGGTGGAAGTCGATTAATTGAAGCGAGTGCAGGAACGGGAAAGACCTACACGATTGCAGGTCTTTATGTCCGTTTGCTACTTGGTCATGGAACGGAACAAGCGTTAAGTTGCGAACAGATCTTAGTGGTCACATTTACCAATGCAGCAACTGGTGAACTACGCGATCGGATCCGTAAAAAGATCCAGTTGGCGTATCGCTGTTTTATCGGCTTAAAGGTCGATGATGAGCTCATTAGCCAACTCTATAACGAAACCCGCGAGTCCGATAAAGCACTAGCTCGTAAGCGTCTTGACTTAGCACTCAAGTCCCTTGATGAAGCAGCGATTTTTACCATTCATGGATTTTGCCAGCGTATTCTCGCCGACATGGCATTTGAATCTTCACTGTTGTTTGAGTCTGAATTTACTCTCGATGACAGTGAATTTTTGCACCACGCTGTGCGGGACTTTTGGCGAGAAAAGTGCTACCCGCTAAATGAAAGTATTGCAGGTGTCATACAAAAGAAGTTTGCCAGCCCAGATGAACTGTCACGACAACTTCGGCCTTTGCTTGGTGCAAGTAACGCTATAGCTCAACCTAAACCCGCTGCATTTAATAAAGTTGCAGCCAACTTAGCGCAAAGTTTAAGCCGGCTTAAGTTAATTTGGCCAAGAGAGCGCGAACAAATAGAAGAGTTGTTGCACGGCCTTCCGCTAAACGGGGCTCGTTTTGGGAAAAAAGCTGATAATTATCCTAAGCTTGCCACCATGTTCGATGCGCTCGATAACTGGGTTGCTTTTGGAACCGCGCTACCGCCGCAAAAAGTATTAGAAGCATTATCGCTTAATAGTTTAAAACTCAATAAAGGCGGCGAGATCCCAAGTCGAGAACAAGCACCGATACTGGAGCATATAGAAAGACTTGCCGCGCTTATTGAAGAGTTAATTCCGAGCTTTCTTTATAGCGCAAGAGAAGGGATTGCCAAACGGTTCGCCGAGCAAAAGTTAGAGCGTAATCTTTTAACGCCAGATGATCTGTTACTAACGCTGGCACAAGCGTTAAAAGACTCACAAGATCAATTCTTATCTACCACAATTGCTAAGCGTTTTCCGATAGCGTTAATCGATGAATTTCAAGACACTGATCCACTACAGTTTGATATTTTTAATCAAATCTATCAAACCAAAAAGCAAGACGACAGCTCTACAACCTCCTCTGCAGATAAAGCACAAACTGAATCATTAAGTTTATTGATGATTGGCGATCCTAAACAGGCCATTTATGCTTTTCGTGGTGCCGACATTCACACTTATATTCATGCACGAGAGCAAACAGCAAAACACTATAATCTGGATACAAACTATCGCTCTAATCGACAGATGGTTGAAGCCGTCAACTGTATATTCTCACATCGGGATGATCCTTTTATCAGTGACTCGATCCCTTTTGTTGCCGTAAAAGCTGCTAGCTTTTCAGATAAGAAAATACTCAACGAATCGATTACGGATAACAGTGCTCTGAGGCTACGGCTCCTTAGCGAAGACCCTGATAAAGGCCTTAATAAAACCACGGCAAGACAGTTACTTGCCAACGATGCTGCAGATGAGATAGCGCGCTTACTTATTGATGCAGAGCAAGGGTTGACGGCTATCGGCACAACTCAACTAAAAGCCAAAGACATTGCAGTCTTGGTCCGAGATAGGCACGAAGCCAACGTCATTAAACAAGCGCTAGAGCAGCGTAACGTTGGCTCAGTATTTTTAAGCCGAGATAGTGTATTTGATACCGTTGATGCCCGAGAAATGCTGTTAATTTTGTACGCAATGTCAGAACCAAAAGATGAACGTGCATTGCGTAGTGCACTTGCAACCTCTTTACTTGGTTACCGCGCTGAGGAGATCCACGCCTTTAATCAGGATGAAGACAAACGTCAACTACTACTAGAGCAATTTGCCGCTCTACAGCAACAATGGTTAACGCGCGGCATTATGCCAGCGCTGCTTAATCTAGCTAGTCAGACAAACATCATCGAACGCTTACTTCATACAAATGAGGGCGAACGCCGATTAACTGATTTTAGACATTTGAGTGAACTGCTACAGCAAAAGGCCACTGAACTTGATGGCATGAGTGCACTTATCAATTGGTTTGAACAGGCACTAATTGGTAATCAAGCCAATGAAGAGTCTCAATTAAAACTCGCTAGTGAGCAAAACCTAGTACAGATCGTCACCATTCATAAAAGTAAAGGACTCGAGTACCCTATCTGCTTTATTCCTTTTGTCAGCCTTAGTCGAGATAATCGTAAAAAACCTGCTCCTATGCTTTACCACGATCACAATAAGCTAGTTTGGGATATTGAGCAGACTGATGAAGGATGGGATAGGCAAAAACGTGAAACATTAGCTGAAGATTTACGGTTATTATATGTTGCACTAACAAGGCCAGTACTTAAGTGTTACCTGTACATTACCAACCACAGTCGGCTAACAAAAAGTAAAGGCATGACCAGCCAATTGCACGAAACTGCTATTGGTTACTTGCTTGGTATTGAAAACAAAATATGTGAATACAGCGAACTGCGCAGTAAAGCTCAGCAGTTGGCCGATAAAGCGCCTATTGCCATTGATCTAAAAGAGTTGCCCCCTGCAGGTGATAACAGCTTCGAGCAAGTACAACGTACACTGACCGTTGCGAGCGACCCTGACAATAAATTCGCCCCCAAAACACTCATACGTCCACAACAAACACCATGGAGAGTGGGAAGTTACTCAGGACTAGTAAAACACCTAGCTCACGAAAAGGTACAGCCTGGTGCTGATGACGAACAGTTCCCTGAAATTGATGTCATTATTGATGAGGTCGACCAACAGCCGTCACGTTTTACCTTCGAGCGCGGTGCAAATGCGGGTAGTTTTATGCACCTGGTCCTTGAGCTCATTGATTTTACCAATGCCAGCCTGGGACTAGATGAACATCTACCCAACGCGATGAAAAAATATGCCATTGATGAAAGCTGGACTTCAGTGCTTAAGGATTGGTATCTAGATCTACTATATGCACCACTGGCAACTGACAACACATTGTCACTCGCCCAATTATCCGATAGCCAGAAACTGGTAGAGATGGAGTTTTACCTGCCAATAAGTAAACTAAATGCAACTAAACTTAATCAACTGCTTATCGATTTTGGCTACAGCGCTGGGCTTTTATTTGATGATCTACAAGGAATGCTCAAGGGTTTTATCGATTTAACTTTTGAACATAACCAGCAGTTTTTTATTGCCGATTACAAATCTAACCATTTGGGCGATAACCTCGATTTATATAACTACCAATCAATGAAGACGGCCATTAGCAGCCATCGATACGATCTGCAGTACATCATCTACACCTTAGCGTTACATCGATATTTAAGTCTTAGAATGACCGACTACGATTACGACCAACACATTGGCGGCAGCTTTTATCTGTTTTTACGTGGTATGTCAGTAAGTGCGCCTCAGGCGGGGGTGTTTTACGACAAACCGCCTAGAGCCTTAATTGAAAAGCTCGATCTTTTGTTTGGCAACTCTTCAACCACAGCATCGAATGAGGCAACCCCATGTTAA
- the recD gene encoding exodeoxyribonuclease V subunit alpha, with product MLTTTASLDILLKEWQNERLLTPLDRHFALQMAQLHQQQSPLFILICTLLSQHLSSQHSCLPLEQIDFSNPLKEQHSQCQINLTVDELTTELLNFDAVSTPDSAILAPLILDKGNLYLQRYYHYECEVAEHLIRLAQAPMLKQSSSDPFDDAKILLDQLFTQNEQQYDWQKISTATALTKRLAVITGGPGTGKTTTVTKLLYLLTSQQELTIRLVAPTGKAAARLSESIKASKQRLASELQHIPLDKLKSNMAQIPEEAATLHRLLGVIPNSHQFRHHKDNPLRLDLLIIDEASMVDLPMMYKLLSALPAQASLILLGDQDQLASVEAGAVLADICSGLRVDLANGANGWQMRYSKKQAKLLSQLTHYPLDDFISDDPQIGDSLCMLMHSHRFIGDAGIGQLAEAVNQANLPRIAQVWQTGYKELLWLEHSNINSSSHHSNLGLEALLVQSVEQYGAYLKLIDNKAVSATEIIDSFNQYRILCAMRAGEYGVEGINQSVSKSLATTGLISPEQEFYAGRPVIIQSNDYNLGLFNGDIGLILPDDVSDSRRLMAHFIQADGGLLKVLPARLPSHETCYAMTVHKSQGSEFSHVSLVMPIRPSLAQQQLLSKELVYTAITRAKHHFTCLGSQRIFEQASSRLTQRSSGLSERLWSKIADTCE from the coding sequence ATGTTAACCACGACAGCTTCATTGGATATTTTACTTAAAGAGTGGCAAAACGAGCGTTTATTAACACCGCTTGATAGACATTTTGCACTGCAGATGGCGCAGCTTCATCAGCAGCAATCACCACTGTTTATATTGATCTGCACCTTGCTAAGCCAACACCTGTCGAGTCAGCATTCCTGTCTGCCCCTAGAACAAATTGACTTTAGTAATCCACTTAAAGAGCAACACAGCCAATGTCAGATTAATCTAACGGTTGATGAGCTTACGACTGAATTACTTAATTTTGATGCCGTCAGCACACCTGATAGCGCCATATTAGCACCATTGATCTTAGACAAGGGTAACCTGTATTTACAGCGATATTACCATTATGAATGTGAAGTGGCTGAACACCTGATCCGATTAGCACAAGCGCCGATGCTCAAACAATCTTCATCAGATCCGTTTGATGACGCTAAGATATTACTCGATCAGCTATTTACCCAAAATGAGCAACAGTATGACTGGCAAAAGATTTCAACAGCTACTGCGTTAACCAAACGCTTAGCGGTTATCACAGGAGGACCAGGCACAGGTAAAACAACTACGGTAACTAAGCTTTTATACCTGCTGACTTCACAGCAAGAACTGACTATACGCTTGGTGGCTCCAACGGGGAAAGCGGCAGCGCGTTTAAGTGAATCAATCAAAGCATCTAAGCAGCGGCTTGCCAGCGAGTTACAGCATATTCCATTAGACAAGCTTAAATCGAATATGGCGCAGATCCCAGAAGAAGCCGCCACTTTGCATCGACTACTCGGCGTTATCCCTAACTCCCATCAATTTAGGCACCATAAAGATAACCCTTTACGACTTGATCTACTCATTATCGATGAAGCATCTATGGTTGATTTGCCAATGATGTACAAATTGTTATCAGCCCTGCCCGCACAGGCAAGTCTGATCCTCTTAGGAGATCAAGACCAGCTGGCCTCCGTAGAAGCAGGCGCAGTCCTTGCTGATATTTGTAGCGGTTTAAGAGTAGATTTAGCTAATGGCGCAAACGGATGGCAGATGCGCTATTCAAAAAAACAGGCAAAATTGTTAAGCCAGCTAACCCATTATCCGCTAGATGACTTTATAAGTGATGATCCACAGATAGGGGATAGCCTTTGCATGCTTATGCACAGTCACCGCTTTATTGGCGATGCTGGTATTGGTCAATTGGCAGAAGCGGTAAACCAAGCTAATTTACCGAGAATAGCTCAAGTGTGGCAAACCGGTTACAAAGAGCTGCTTTGGTTAGAACATAGCAATATTAACAGTAGTAGCCATCATTCGAACCTCGGCCTAGAAGCTCTGTTAGTACAGTCTGTTGAACAATATGGCGCTTATCTTAAATTGATAGATAATAAAGCCGTGTCCGCCACAGAGATTATCGATAGCTTCAATCAGTATCGTATATTGTGCGCTATGCGCGCCGGCGAATATGGCGTAGAGGGGATTAACCAAAGTGTCAGCAAGAGTCTTGCAACCACCGGTCTTATTAGTCCCGAACAAGAATTCTATGCTGGTCGACCGGTAATCATTCAAAGTAATGACTATAATCTCGGCCTTTTTAACGGTGACATAGGGCTAATTTTGCCAGATGATGTCAGTGATTCAAGACGGCTAATGGCGCACTTTATTCAAGCCGATGGTGGGCTTTTAAAAGTACTGCCTGCACGCTTGCCAAGCCATGAAACTTGCTATGCGATGACTGTTCATAAAAGCCAAGGCAGTGAATTCAGCCACGTCTCGTTAGTCATGCCAATTAGACCAAGCCTGGCACAACAGCAGTTATTATCAAAAGAATTGGTTTATACCGCAATCACTCGCGCTAAACATCATTTTACCTGTCTCGGTAGTCAGCGAATATTTGAGCAAGCAAGTTCACGTTTAACTCAGCGCTCTTCAGGCTTATCTGAACGTCTTTGGAGCAAAATAGCTGACACTTGCGAGTAA
- a CDS encoding D-alanine--D-alanine ligase, translating into MSTTNILLLCGGGGDEHAISLLSANYFETSLATLPQFNVLRVELDVNGHYRTAAGESCELNSRRQIRFDADNRAPWEVDFAIPCIHGFPGETGDIQSYFELINLPYFGCKAEASRNCFNKITAKMWFSALNIPNTPYLFLNEMSDVSIEQATNALVNWGSIFVKAASQGSSVGCYRIDNQEDVASTLAQAFTYSDYVIVEKTISARELEVAVYEIDGEIVATVPGEVICSSNNFYTFDEKYAANSKAQTQVVADISKEVSDLIRQYAISAFKGMKLRHLSRIDFFLTDDGEVLLNEINTFPGLTPISMFPKMLQNHGHSFPDYLLSNINSTD; encoded by the coding sequence ATGAGTACAACGAATATTTTATTACTGTGCGGTGGTGGCGGAGACGAACATGCAATATCCCTTTTATCAGCAAACTATTTTGAAACTTCGCTAGCGACTCTCCCTCAATTTAATGTGCTACGCGTCGAATTAGATGTAAATGGTCATTATCGAACTGCTGCAGGCGAAAGTTGCGAGCTAAATAGCCGCAGACAGATCCGTTTTGACGCTGATAATAGAGCCCCCTGGGAAGTCGATTTTGCCATTCCTTGTATTCACGGTTTTCCTGGTGAAACTGGCGATATCCAATCTTACTTTGAACTCATCAATCTGCCCTACTTCGGCTGTAAAGCAGAGGCGAGTCGGAATTGCTTTAATAAAATTACCGCAAAGATGTGGTTTAGTGCGCTCAACATCCCCAATACTCCCTATCTATTTCTCAATGAGATGAGTGACGTTTCTATAGAACAAGCAACTAACGCGCTTGTAAATTGGGGCAGTATTTTTGTAAAGGCAGCATCTCAAGGCTCATCAGTTGGCTGTTACCGCATCGATAATCAAGAAGATGTGGCGTCGACATTAGCACAAGCGTTTACTTATTCAGATTATGTCATTGTTGAGAAAACCATTAGTGCTAGAGAGCTAGAAGTTGCTGTCTACGAGATTGACGGTGAAATTGTCGCAACGGTTCCTGGCGAAGTGATCTGTTCCAGTAATAACTTTTATACTTTCGATGAAAAGTATGCAGCTAATAGCAAAGCGCAAACACAAGTCGTGGCAGATATCTCAAAAGAGGTCAGCGACCTGATCCGCCAATATGCAATTAGTGCTTTTAAAGGTATGAAGTTAAGGCATTTATCACGTATCGATTTCTTTCTAACTGATGACGGCGAAGTACTGCTCAATGAAATCAATACCTTTCCTGGACTCACACCTATCTCTATGTTTCCTAAAATGTTACAAAACCATGGCCATAGCTTCCCTGACTATTTGTTAAGTAACATTAACAGCACTGATTAA
- a CDS encoding TIGR02808 family protein, translating into MSTFESVIWHVLGYSAMPVIILGGFSVVAVASIWILSKTADK; encoded by the coding sequence ATGAGTACATTTGAATCTGTTATATGGCATGTCCTTGGCTATAGTGCCATGCCAGTCATTATTCTAGGTGGATTTTCAGTAGTGGCGGTAGCTTCTATTTGGATTTTATCGAAAACCGCTGATAAGTAA
- a CDS encoding NapC/NirT family cytochrome c, with translation MKWIINALKGFWGILKSPSKAAVGIVLFMGFAGGLMFWGAFNTGMEATNTEEFCSGCHAPIVAEIQETIHYANRSGVRAICSDCHVPHAWTDKIVRKVQASKELFAYFVTQTINTPEKFKERRAHLAEREWARMKKNDSLECRNCHNFEFMDFSEQSPRSVRQHSTALANGENTCVDCHKGIAHNLPDMHEVEGWQ, from the coding sequence ATGAAATGGATTATTAACGCCTTAAAAGGCTTCTGGGGCATATTGAAAAGCCCTAGTAAGGCTGCTGTAGGTATAGTGCTATTTATGGGGTTTGCTGGCGGACTCATGTTCTGGGGTGCATTTAACACCGGCATGGAAGCGACTAACACTGAAGAGTTTTGTTCTGGATGTCATGCACCTATTGTGGCTGAAATCCAAGAAACGATTCATTATGCAAACCGATCGGGTGTTCGTGCTATTTGTTCAGATTGTCACGTACCTCATGCTTGGACGGATAAAATCGTGCGTAAAGTACAGGCTTCAAAAGAGCTTTTTGCGTACTTTGTGACTCAAACCATTAATACACCTGAAAAGTTTAAAGAGCGTCGAGCTCATTTAGCTGAAAGGGAGTGGGCAAGAATGAAGAAGAACGACTCTTTAGAGTGTCGTAACTGTCATAACTTTGAGTTTATGGATTTCTCTGAGCAGAGCCCACGTAGTGTTAGGCAACATTCTACCGCACTTGCAAACGGTGAAAACACCTGTGTCGATTGCCATAAAGGGATCGCCCATAATCTACCTGATATGCACGAAGTAGAAGGTTGGCAATAA
- a CDS encoding nitrate reductase cytochrome c-type subunit, translating into MKKSILLTLSITLTLISGFTFSEEQVVGLDRGIGGVESLRGDTELETTRPADPMKKVPRDQVDIESSYVFQPPLIPHHIRHYEVSLNANKCLSCHSWTKAKQMGATKISVTHFINRNDEVLADVSPRRYFCLQCHVTQADAKPLVGNSFERVKSLQ; encoded by the coding sequence ATGAAAAAATCAATTTTATTAACATTGAGTATTACCTTAACTCTTATCAGTGGTTTTACTTTCAGCGAGGAACAAGTTGTAGGTCTGGACAGAGGGATCGGTGGCGTTGAATCGCTACGCGGCGACACTGAGCTAGAAACCACAAGGCCTGCGGATCCTATGAAGAAAGTGCCGCGCGATCAGGTGGATATTGAAAGCAGTTATGTGTTTCAGCCTCCATTGATCCCGCATCACATTCGACACTATGAAGTCTCATTGAATGCTAACAAGTGTTTGTCATGCCATAGCTGGACAAAAGCGAAGCAGATGGGAGCGACTAAAATCAGTGTGACACACTTTATTAATCGAAACGATGAAGTATTGGCTGATGTATCTCCAAGACGCTACTTTTGCTTGCAGTGCCACGTAACACAAGCAGATGCGAAACCGTTAGTAGGTAACTCGTTCGAACGTGTTAAGTCACTGCAATAA
- the napA gene encoding nitrate reductase catalytic subunit NapA gives MKMSRREFIKANAAASAAALAGVTLPATATNLIALSDESKIHWDKAPCRFCGTGCSVLVGTQEGKVVATQGDPEAPVNKGLNCIKGYFLSKIMYGNDRLTQPLLRQKNGKFDKDGDFAPVSWDQAFDIMADKWKTALKAKGPTSVGMFGSGQWTVMEGYAASKMMKAGFRSNNIDPNARHCMASAVGGFMRSFGIDEPMGCYDDFEEADAFVLWGSNMAEMHPILWSRITDRRLSFPHVKVNVLSTYYHRSFELADKGYIFKPQTDLVIANFIANYIIENDAVNWDFVSKHTHFKQATTDIGYGLRDEHPLQQAAANPNVGKMYSIDFEEYKKSVAPYTLEKAVEMTGLNEEQLVTLAKQFADPKIKVMSLWTMGMNQHTRGVWMNSLVYNIHLLVGKISTPGNGPFSLTGQPSACGTAREVGTFSHRLPADMVVANPEHRKHAEHLWKIPEGTIPPKPGFHAVLQDRKLNDGVLNAYWTMCNNNMQAGPNINQERLPGYRNPENFIVCSDPYPTATAQAADLILPTAMWVEKEGAYGNAERRTQVWYQQVKAPGEAKSDLWQIMEFAKRFKIEEVWSEELIAQMPEVRGKNMCEVLFENGQVNKFPLSEAQELNDDAKDQGYYVQKGLFEEYASFGRGHGHDLAPYDRYHKERGLRWPVVDGKETKWRFKEGSDPYVGKGKGFEFYGKPDGKAWIISAPYEAPPESPDEEHNLWLCTGRVLEHWHTGTMTRRVPELYKAVPDGLCYMHPDDAKAHGVRRGDEVLMSNKRGDIRVRVETRGRNRPPKGLVFVPFFDARILINKLILDATDPLSKQTDYKKCPVKITKIV, from the coding sequence ATGAAAATGTCTAGACGTGAGTTTATCAAAGCAAATGCAGCAGCGTCTGCTGCAGCACTTGCAGGTGTTACTCTTCCAGCCACTGCAACGAATTTAATCGCATTAAGTGATGAGTCTAAAATTCATTGGGATAAAGCCCCTTGTCGTTTCTGTGGTACAGGTTGTTCAGTACTTGTTGGAACTCAGGAGGGTAAAGTTGTTGCGACTCAAGGTGACCCTGAAGCACCCGTCAATAAAGGCCTGAACTGTATTAAAGGGTATTTTCTTTCCAAAATCATGTATGGCAATGACCGACTCACTCAGCCGTTGCTTCGCCAAAAAAATGGCAAATTTGATAAAGATGGTGATTTTGCCCCTGTAAGCTGGGATCAAGCATTTGATATCATGGCTGATAAGTGGAAAACGGCATTGAAAGCGAAGGGCCCAACTAGCGTGGGTATGTTTGGCTCTGGTCAGTGGACAGTCATGGAAGGCTACGCAGCTTCGAAGATGATGAAAGCCGGCTTCCGCTCTAACAACATCGACCCGAATGCTCGCCACTGTATGGCTTCAGCTGTTGGTGGCTTTATGCGAAGCTTTGGTATCGATGAACCAATGGGCTGTTATGATGACTTCGAAGAAGCAGATGCATTTGTGCTTTGGGGGTCTAATATGGCTGAGATGCACCCGATTTTATGGAGCCGCATCACCGACCGTCGTTTGAGTTTTCCACATGTTAAAGTAAACGTGTTATCTACTTACTATCACCGTTCGTTCGAACTCGCTGATAAAGGCTATATTTTTAAGCCACAAACCGACCTAGTAATTGCAAACTTTATTGCTAATTACATCATTGAAAATGATGCTGTAAATTGGGATTTTGTCAGTAAGCATACCCATTTCAAGCAGGCAACCACAGATATTGGTTATGGTTTAAGGGATGAGCATCCTCTGCAGCAAGCAGCGGCTAACCCGAATGTCGGCAAGATGTACTCAATTGATTTTGAAGAGTATAAAAAGTCGGTAGCGCCATATACGCTTGAAAAAGCAGTAGAAATGACCGGGCTTAATGAAGAGCAGTTGGTTACGCTTGCTAAGCAATTCGCTGATCCGAAGATTAAGGTTATGTCTCTTTGGACTATGGGTATGAACCAACATACTCGTGGTGTATGGATGAACTCTCTTGTTTATAATATCCACTTGCTAGTGGGGAAAATATCGACTCCGGGTAATGGTCCTTTCTCACTTACAGGTCAACCATCTGCGTGTGGCACAGCGCGTGAAGTTGGTACATTCTCACACCGTTTACCTGCAGACATGGTTGTTGCTAACCCTGAGCACCGTAAGCATGCTGAACATTTGTGGAAAATACCTGAAGGTACTATTCCACCAAAACCAGGCTTTCATGCGGTACTGCAAGATCGCAAGCTTAATGATGGTGTGCTAAATGCTTATTGGACCATGTGTAATAACAACATGCAGGCCGGTCCTAATATTAATCAAGAGCGTTTACCAGGCTACCGCAATCCAGAAAACTTTATTGTCTGTTCAGATCCGTACCCAACAGCAACTGCACAAGCTGCTGACTTAATCTTACCTACGGCTATGTGGGTAGAAAAAGAGGGAGCTTATGGCAATGCTGAACGCCGTACTCAAGTTTGGTACCAGCAGGTTAAAGCACCTGGTGAAGCTAAATCTGACCTATGGCAAATCATGGAGTTCGCAAAGCGCTTCAAAATTGAAGAGGTGTGGAGTGAAGAGCTAATCGCACAGATGCCAGAAGTACGTGGTAAAAATATGTGTGAAGTGCTATTTGAAAACGGCCAAGTTAATAAGTTTCCTTTATCAGAAGCTCAAGAGCTAAATGATGATGCTAAAGACCAAGGTTACTACGTACAAAAAGGTCTATTTGAAGAGTATGCAAGCTTCGGTCGTGGTCATGGCCATGATTTAGCACCCTATGATCGTTACCATAAAGAGCGCGGGTTACGCTGGCCTGTTGTTGATGGTAAAGAAACAAAATGGCGCTTTAAAGAAGGATCCGATCCTTATGTGGGTAAAGGGAAGGGCTTTGAATTCTATGGTAAGCCAGATGGTAAAGCATGGATTATTTCAGCGCCTTATGAAGCGCCACCAGAGTCACCTGATGAAGAACACAACCTGTGGCTATGTACCGGTCGAGTATTGGAACATTGGCATACAGGAACCATGACACGTCGTGTACCTGAACTATACAAGGCCGTTCCTGATGGGCTTTGTTATATGCATCCAGATGATGCTAAAGCTCATGGTGTTCGTCGCGGTGATGAAGTCCTCATGAGTAATAAACGTGGTGATATACGTGTGCGTGTTGAGACTCGCGGGCGTAACCGTCCACCAAAAGGGTTGGTATTTGTGCCATTCTTCGATGCTCGTATCTTAATTAATAAACTGATTTTAGATGCAACTGATCCACTATCGAAACAGACAGACTATAAAAAGTGTCCTGTTAAAATCACGAAAATAGTATAA
- a CDS encoding chaperone NapD has translation MSLPEAHISSLLVQVSPEHLSQTQELILEFKEAEIYGVSEVGKIVVVLETQTEGFISDIIGKISDMPGVLGATMVYHQIDSEPTESAESTNLPPYKKECVSEEQV, from the coding sequence ATGTCGTTACCTGAGGCTCATATTTCTAGCTTGCTGGTTCAAGTTAGTCCAGAGCACTTAAGCCAAACTCAAGAACTCATTTTAGAGTTTAAAGAAGCCGAGATATATGGTGTCAGCGAAGTCGGAAAAATCGTCGTAGTGTTAGAAACACAAACTGAAGGTTTTATTAGCGACATTATTGGGAAAATAAGTGATATGCCTGGTGTACTTGGTGCAACTATGGTTTATCACCAAATCGATAGTGAACCTACTGAAAGTGCTGAATCCACCAATTTACCCCCTTATAAAAAAGAGTGTGTTAGCGAGGAACAAGTATGA